The genomic window TTACTTACTGTTATCTAATTAGCTTTTTTActgtgctggctcaataagaaATACACAAATTTCCCTCCTCCAGAGAGCTAACTTTTCTTCTTAATCAGtcttcaggcaaagatcttttaagtttgaaattatttattgtacagataattttccattacttacaattatTCGCATTCCAAACGCATATGCCTCTTGCAAAGATCTTTGTaactggagataggcaggagaagagagatggaatttcttgggattcagggtgagaagacaaggggttctgaagctgattagtctttagaattaaagcggtgagaagaaatgtaaaaaagctaattgtattacagaggTCACAGGCACTTCTGGCTTTGAAACCGCCTGGCTtagactgactaacagtcttggagagtgattacaggaaatgtccccacaagctggggctagagggcgagatccaatggtagtGAGCCTAGGATCCATTTGACGCATgtgggagcatgaagggcaggtccttgagccaataaggcacttaagaagactcaagttagattgagagggcatacagGCTCTTCTCAGACTgagaaggcaaaggaggagggaacttctcttaagggcaaggtTCCCCTTAAAGGCAAAGCTCACAGGCTTTTATCGTGGGTTACAAATAAGGACTGCACTAGACACAGTTAAACTGCAGTGTATGAACAGATGCCaaaatgtacccactgctggggataGAACAGTATTTCTACAATAAAAGGTTTCTCTGAATTACAATCCCAATTCTCACTGCCACATACAGATTTTTAGGCTTACTTACAGATTAGACATTATGTACAAGAATTGGTTAAGAGGGAACCAACATTCTATAATCCAGGGTTGCTTGAGGGAATCTTGTTTAATGCATTTACAAAAGAAGGATCATGCGCTTCACTTAATAATGCTATACAAACCATAAAACTAGAGGAGGCATTCACAGCTGTACTGAGTAAAGGACAATGTTTTACAAAATTTGAATTAACATTACAAAAATCACAAGATTGTTTTGGTTTTGGTCGATTGTAATTACTACTCTTATCATAAGGcctgggggtaactgcatggagcgaaAGTTACTATCCTTGAGAGAaccatgggggtatcctgcatagAACGGCAGATACTATCTACGAAGCTTgcatggcagactggatgggccagccggtccttttctgccgtcattactgtgtATGTTACCACTATTAATAACATTACAGAAAATATACTACTGCATGAAACTCAGTTTAAATTTTTGCGACAAATGCATACGCCACAAACGTGGGCCTACAGAGTACAAATAGTACCTACTGATTTATGTACAAAATGTAATGTTCAGAAAAGCACTTACACACACAGTTTCTGGCGTTGTCCTCAAATTCATGCTTTCTAGTTAGAGCTACAAGGTTATTTAGAAAATCTCTTTACTCAAGTATGACTCTTTGCCATTTTTGATTAGGTTCGACCTGCGATGACACAGAGACCCCAATTATTTTTGGAAAAAGCTCTACTAGTAGCTAAAAAGATAATTTTGTTCTTGTGCTATATCTGTCTATATCTGGCATGAATATCTGTTGTCGCTGTCACCGCAAGCCAGGAGCTTCATTTTTAACTCCTGAAGAAGTTCTAGTCACTTGTTCAAATGTGAATTTACTGGATCCAATTGCAAGTAGTCTGGACAGTGCTGCAGAATACTGCTTTATTGTTTGGGGGAGGGAAACTAGGGTAGGGAAGTTAATATGGTTTATTTTGGAATTTTACTGTTGTTGTACCAAAATTTATGTATTCttgtgaaaattcaataaaaaaagatttgagaaaaaaaaatccagaaccaAAAGAACATTCACCCTTCCATGGAGGTTATAGGCTCCCAGCCATAAAACAGAGCAACGCAACACCGTCAGCTCTCCAGTCCCTGGTGCTatgtattaaaaataaattgtaaaaggTCTTACTCAATGTGTTCATCAGCAGTATTCCTCTACTGGGCTGCAAAGGCCTCGTCAGCTTGATCGAGGAAGTACTGCACCTCCACAGGTGTGTCAAAGATCGGCTGCTTATTCTGGACAAACATTGAGGCTTGTAGGATAGAAGAGCACATATGCCAAACCACGTTGCTGCAGCCTATCtcacttgtttttattttgaagaaTTGCAGAAAAGTCTCTAAAAAATACATGACCCAGTGGTGCTTGTATCTCACTCTGGGATTGGGCTTATCTAGGATGCGCACTTTGTCCAAATAGTTATGCAGCTGCAGCATTACTGTGCATGTTCGGCCTCCTAGACTCGGAGGAGGTTCGAGTGCCTGGCGTGTATGCTCAATTTTCATAGAACCCCCTTTCACTGGGAGACTAAGGACCTCGGATATCCTTTGAGAGAGGAACGCCTCTTCAGGGAGTCCCAGCACTCTGTTATTTTTTCTCTGTCCCCTATTTTCAATATCATCCAGCTTTTCAGTAATATCTTTGTTTCAGGATGTCCACTTTGCTGGAGGCCCCAGTAAATGACAGCTCCGGTTCATCCAATCAATAGAGGCAGGTGAAAATGCAAATCATATCTCGATAAACAATGCTTCCACCCCACAATTTAAATACAGAAATCTTTATAGGGCTGAATATTGTTTAAacggaggaaaagacctcagagcctGGCATGCACGAACGCATCAACATGCTGTATGGTCAATATTTGGATTGGTCTTGGAGATTTTTTGACCAATTATTATATTGCCATATAGCATGTTGATGCTGTATATCTCTTCGCCCTATGAAAAGGACTTCCCCGACGTTCCCTCTCTGCCTCAGTGAACAGGTCACCTTCCCTTGTTTTCAGCCTCAGCTTTGCTTCGTCTTCAGCCGCAGTCTTCAACCTCACATAGCCTTCAGCCTTGCTTTGTCTTCAGCCTTTGCCTGCTCTTTGAATCTGACCTTAGTTATAACCTTCTGGACCTTACCTTAGCCTGGCCTGTGCATAAACTTGTTTGTCCGATGTCAGCACAGACCTTGGGGCTCTGCCCATGAGATTGCATCAATTGTGCCAAGGCAAGAGGAACTTGTGTTCATGCTGCTTGTAACAGTTTGCCATTGATATTAGAGGTTTGCTTGTCAGATAATCGCTCAAACGTTGCCTGCAGCATTTTGTTAGTACTAAATGGGGTAGATGGAATAGGCCTGTCCTTATCTGAAGCCTGTTCATCTGGATTGCTGGTCTTTTCAGGAGCGGGTTTCTTGCTAGAGAATTGGGATATTCCTGCTTGATCTGCCCACAAAACAGAGAGAGATTTCTTTGAAGAGTCTCTCAGCATTTTGAGCACATTTAGCACAGATATGGCAAGCATTGATGAAGATAAAGTTCAGAGAGATGAGGAGCCCCAGCGATCAGCTCTCATCACATGACTCCCTGTTTAACGGCATTTTTGACATTTCTTAAGTTTTGGCTTCATTTTCTTCTGATTTATGCGTCCATGAGGATGCAGAGCCCCACTCGAGCTTGGGACCATCTGGTCAACTACCTCCTGGCCATGGCCAAACAGATCATCTGGAGAACCAAGAGGGATAAGCTGACAGGGCATCTCCATTCGAGGGCATGGCCCTAATGAAGACAAACCTGTGTGCCCGGCTCAATGCGGAGCACTCAGTCACCTTGTCCGCCAGCAAAGTAGGTGGGGtgctctgctccctccccccatgccCTTATTTGTTTTTGAGTCACCCTcttctaccaaaatgataaggggaatggaacaactcccctatgaggaaagactaaagagattaggacttttcgactgaggggggatatgatagaggtgtttaaaatcatgagaggtctagaacgggtagatgtgaatcggttatttactctttcggatagtagaaagactagggggcactccatgaagttagcatggggcacatttaaaactaatcagagaaagttcttttttactcaacgcacaattaaactctggaatttgttgccagaggatgtggttactgcagttagtgtagctgtgtttaaaaaaggattggataagttcttggaggagaagtccattacctgctattaagttcacttagagaatagccactgccattagcaatggttacatggaatagacttagtttttgggtacttgccaggttcttatggcctggattggccactgttggaaacaggatgctgggcttgatggacccttggtctgacccagtatgacattttcttatgttcttatgttccttagtTGGATTCCCCTAGTTTAGGTTAGGTTTTTTAGTTCATTCCCTTAGTTTAGTTTCACATTATTAGACCTGTAATAGATTAGTGGGATTCCTCACTCATTGGACTGCAAGCCTTAGGATCATGTTTTGGGTAAGTGAGAATAACTCCAAAGCCTCCCTGGCTAGCAATACAGTACCCATCCCCCCCATTTCTAGAGGAATCTCCCCTTCTTGGACTggagactctcccccccccccccttaggaatgAATAAGgacattttccagttttttgtTGAGAATGGAAAAGAACTCTTGTCTTCAAGGAAAAGTAGAGACTGGATCTGATTTATaggcttttttatttctttgttttggttATTGAGGGTGGGTCTTAGAAGGCCTACCCCTCAGTTGTTATACTGACCATTAGTGTGTCAGAAGGCACAGGTATTCTTTGGCCCCCATCAGGAGGGGGAGCTGAAGTTTCTGGAGACTGAAGATCTACATGGGCAGGCCTAACTTTGGCAGCCTCACCATGAAGATCAGCTGCAAACAGACCTATTGAATCCTCTGTGCAGGATCTCAGGACTCCATCTCCCAGAAGCCTTGTGCTTCCTGTTTCATCTGGCATTATGGGCACCTAACCAGCATTTATTcagttttctttctccttctgaaacATGTTCCCCATCGAGCTGCTAACAAACCTCCCTCTATCTACTGGAGTTTTTAGATGTCCTGTCACTCCAGGCAGCTTTAGCCTGCGTGAAGCCCCAGCTTCATcacattatttattcattttactcattttccactttttggcacaTCAATGTGGATACAATTCAAGTACTGTATTTCCCTGTACCTACAGGGCTTATAATCGAAGGAagtcatttgctaagcatttttcccatagatacaatggggaaaatgtttttattaaatataggcctaagtttgtacctggggcaaagtgacttgcccaaggtcacaaggaggagcAAATTCTTGAAAAATCTGCAGAAAAAGATGCAGAATCTTAAAAACctgccacaggaaaccagggCTCTGCCTGTTATTCCTCTTTATTCTGGTTTTAGTTGTACTGTCTTTCTAAACCCTCTTATTTAgatgtagaggtccatattcaaaaacattagctggataacttattcagttaaatgAAGATTGGGGTACTTATTCAGCTGAATTTAGCTGGCTAGTAAGTTAtctggttagaatttagccagataaataaggaGCATTCTGAggacataactgggaggagttgagttttCTGGCTAagtccgatattcagagttagcccgATAACTTAGGCAGCtaatggggttattttctaaagacttATCGAACACGATACGGCTGTATAACgagcgataagcctctatcgcacgcgaaaaggccctttttgcgtgcaatagcATGCAAAATTGATTTGGGGGCGAGGGGGcggactcggcggtgtcttcacTGGCGAAGATAAGGTTAGTAATGTTATCGTCATCAGTAGCGCACCAAATAGTACCAcatttcatggtggcgctatttggtgcgaaagccgaaagcgaagacaccgcggtggtACGAAgtctgccagctttcgcaggcccgcccccgcccccccgttttcattggattcatcattcagcgatgaatgatgaatccaggcctaagtatggtcgggtcaaagagctgtcctaatgattgccagataaagttagctggcaaactttaagatagctggctatatacAATAGTgcaactgcactattgaatatacctccaaagttaaccggataagtttatccagctacttttgctatccagactgtgactgaatatggaccttagaGATTTTGGcattacctcctttttctcttcAGTTGGCTACCTAATTGCATCCATTCTTCATTTTGTCCACTGCTGTAGTGGGTCCATAAACAAGATCACCAAGGCTTACAGCAGCATTAGTTTTGTTATCTTCATTTGAAGATTAGCATTATTACTACTATCATTGGTCCAGGTGCTTAGGATAAATATGGACAACCTTTGCATTCTGGGTGACATGGAGCCTTCatcaatttttctttgtgcttccTTTCATGCTTCAATAATAGTAATTGCCTGACTGAGAGTTAGCCTATGTATTAGGGAACAGAGTCACCCCCATGAAGGTACTCAGCAAGAGTTGGTGAGACAAATGTATTCCATTTATTCTATATCAATGGTTCTCTCGCCATTAGATCCCTCTCCCTCACTATACTTTACTCCTGTGTAGCCTCGCTGGTGATTTGTGAGGTATGCCTTGCTACCGAAGTTCtaaccacactcagtacatgcacATTAGTTTCACATGCAGCAATTTCTCCAAATGgtggtttttctcctgtgtgaATGGCCTGGTGGCTTGTGAGCCATGTCTTCCACCTGAAACTCTCACCACATATAGTACATTtatatggtttctctcctgtgtgaattCTCTGGTGCTTTGTAAGATGTGCCTTCCAACAGAATctcttaccacactcagtacattcAAATGGTCTCCCAACaatgtggattctctggtgcctTGTGAGATCTACCATTACTAGGAATCTTTTACCACAGTGTGTACACAcaaatggtttttctcctgtgtgtcgTCTCTGGTGCCTGATAAATTCCACCTTTTTCTTGAAACTGTCACCACATAGAGTACATGCAAAAGGTTTCacaccagtgtggattctctggtgaatTTTGAAATAAGTCTCTGAACTAAAATATTTACCACACTCAGCACAACTAAATGGTTTTTCTTCTGTGTGTATTGTCTGGTGTCTTTTAAAACTTGATTTCCAACTGAAGctcttaccacactcagtacatgaaaaTTGTTTCCCTTGTGCGTGTATTTTCTGGTGTCTTGCAAATTCTCCTTTTCCTATGAAAGTTTTACCACACTCTGTACAactaaatggtttctctcctgagTGTATTCTCTGGTGATTTGTAAAGCTTCTCTTCCACCGGAAGCTCTTACCACACTCCATAcataaaaatggtttctcttgtgtgtgtgttctCTGATGGTTTGTAAGTACTACCTTTGTCCTAAAACATTTACCACAATCAGTACACATAAATGGTTTCagtcctgtgtggattctctggtgcctTGTGAGCTTTGACTTCATACTAAAGCTTTTATCACAATTAGTACATAAAAATTGTTTCTCTTCTGTATGGATTTTCTTTTGGTTGGTGAGATATATTTCTCCTGCGTGGCTTTTCTGGTGATATCTATAATAAGCCTTTGATcggaagcttttaccacactctgtgcataaaaatggtttctctcctgtatgtATTCTCTGGTGGCTTGTAAGGCTTGTCTTCCAACTGAAGCTCTTACCACAAATAGGACAtacaaatggtttctctccagtgtgagTTATCTGGTGACATTTTAGCTGCGTGATGAAACAGAAACtcttaccacattcagtacagttAAATGATCTCTTTCCTGTGTGGAGTCTCTGGTGCCTTATTAGACAAGTCTTCCAGCTGAAGCTCTTACCACAATCAGTACATAcaaatggtttttctcctgtgtggattctctggtgcctTGTTAGACAAGTCTTCCAACTGAAACtcttaccacattcagtacagttAAATGATCTCTTTCCTGTGTGGATTCGCTGGTGCCTTATTAGACAAGTCTTCCAACTGAAGCTCTTACCACAATCGATacatgcaaatggtttctctcctgtgtggattctctggtggtttGTGAGACAAGTTTTCTGACTGAAGCTCTTACTGCATTCACTGCATGCAAAtcgtttctgtttttctgttttattaataaaATCTATACTAGATTCAGTATTTGTACACAGTGTCtttcctttgttgattttctgatgTTGCAATAGTTCTTTCTTCCTACTGAAAAGTCTCTCACAGTCATAAAATGTTAAAGGTGCCTTTCCTGTGGTGGTTTTCTTTTGACCCTGTTTTCCCTCCTGGCTGAAGGTTTTCCCATAGTATGTAGCTGGTATCTTTTCTGTGGGAGATCTCGGCGgtgatttcagagttacaggtTCCCTGAGACATATCTGACATACTTCGCATAAACATCTTTGTTCTGGTGTCTGGTTTTTCTGGTTTTCTCCTGTATGTGTGATATTTTCGGCACTTTGCACGCATAGAGCCGAGTGTCCTGTTGAATgtctttgcttcttttctgtgCACTGATTCCTGTATTTTTTCTCCCAATCAGAACAGGAAGAAGTATCCTCTTTGTCTCTTTCTGATAACAACTTGTTCCCTTCTGGATTCTCTCTGAGCTCCCAGTGATGTATCCTTGAATTAATGTTTCTGGGATCATCTTTTTCTACATAAAAAAAGTAAACATTATAAATTATTGTAGGAGAAGTAAAGTTTAACGAGTTCAGTAATACATTAGCATTTGATTCTTCCTGCTCTGTTTCTGCTATTCTCCTGCAGATGCAGCaacataaaatgaataaaaatattctaCCATAACACTGCCCTGTAACACTGTACCTGTCTCTGGTGATAGTGGAGGacaatttccaaagccatttatgtggatAAATAGCAATACAGACAGGTAAATTGTCTGCCTTTAAAAATGACCTTCCTCGATGTTGCTAAAAGTGCTCCACAACGCCCATATTTTTAATCACATTTACAGGAGCCATTCACCAGGACACTTATTGCAACACAGAGaaccctattttttttatttttaataagccCTGGACTGCAAGTTGACTTTACGCCACCTccgaggctggagttaaatttgtcatgttaaaaaatgtgtgttgggCGCCCAGCGCTTTCCTGCATaaggaggtaatagctaatgccctcGTCTACACGGAATTTATATCAGACGGGCGCTATTGGGTACACACTGGTtaggatgtgtgttttggatgcgctaatctccttactgcatcggaCACTAGTGCCCAGGCTGGGCGCACTGGATTGCATCGGTCCCTGAAGGGGCAAATACAGCACAGGAACTTGTGAGTGAAAGCCTTGCTCTAGCAGCTCCACAGAGAGCTAAGGCACCCTTGCCTGATGTTGAAAATGGAAGAAGTGACAGATGGTAAATAATGATTACTGAAtacagaggcaggcgcaaaaggtaggataaaacgtttgggggggttagagtagggctaggggggaaaggttagggggaagggaagttccctcacaggccgctccaatttcaaagtggcctgggagggaatggaggaaggcagcgcggctcggtgcgcgcaagggggtgcacaatttataaatTAAGTTATAAATTTgggcgtgcatgtgcgtgcggccGCACGAACTTGTTATAAAACCTATCCCATACTGAAGTAAAATTAGTTTAAAGGAACAGGCTTCCCAAATGAAGAGGGGGAGCAGGCAATCCCAAAACAAATCGAATTATACTGCACCAGGTCCCAGTACGGATGACCATTCAAGATCCTGGTTTAAGCCCATAGGTGGATGAACTGCTGTTCTTTCTGAAATAATGCATGAGAAATATCACCACCCCGGCCGAGCGTAACTTTACAAACCACAACAAATGTTAAATCTTTGAAGTGGATTTATTAGATGGAGTACCTGACTGCTGCCAGGAGAGATACCTTAGCGAAATTTCACAAGGCGTGGCAAGCTTACCAACAATGGTCTGCCTCCGATTCTGGGTGAGTAATTTTGgctaagggggtggggggaagggagggttggGTATACAGAGGGTGGGTTACCCGATGAGGGTGTTAAGTTTCGGGCTACCTTATTCAAAGTTCCGATGTTTGGATATATGTTTGTCAATTTTACACTTTATGTTGGTACATACATCATGTTTTCTCGTTTGTGCAGTAACTTGCTATACGGTTACTAGCTGTACCCTGTATGCTTGAGGGTTTAACGAATGTTGGATGTATGTGTCAATGGTGGTTTAGCTTTACTTACAATAAAcagataattacaaaaaaaaaatgttaaatctttCAAGGAGCTGGTGATGTATGAGCCAACGTTCAACCAAAGGGACTTACATTCCTTTAGTCTGAATACAGcgtttatgtgcacaaacatttCTGCATGTTTGTCCAATATTGATCAAATCGCATGATTATATTATAGCATACGCTACTTGAGTTGTCCCAATTAAACAATCCTGGGAGTTCATATGCTTTTGGAAGACTACAGTGCCGAAACGTAGAGAGGGATAATGCATGTGCATTATCCTGTGCATTCACCACATGGGGAATGTCTGCTGCTAGTATACTGAATGTTACCTTCAGGAAGGCCTGCAGAGATCAACTGGTCACAAAAGTGTTTATTTCTTTGAATGAAAAAATAGAGGGATCCTGGAAAGGACCAAACCCCGAAAGTGTGTGCCAATGCTTTTGAATGACGCCCCTAATTGCTGAGGACTGACTGGAGAATGGGATATTAAAAACTAGGTTATTTAATGCAGGGCAATCATTGGGTATCAAAAAAGGTTCTCACGATTTGCATAAAGACCCCATTTAAAGGCTCACCCTGCAAGTTTAGGTGCCTATCCCTGGTTAATACACCAGTCCACTAGTACTCGAGACTGCAGCTTGTATTCTTGGAAAGCATGACGCATTCTGCAGGGACATAGGAACAGCCCAACAAGGatagtgttttttttaattcctagGGTGGACACTGGAATTGTGTAAACAATGTATTTTTATCTGTGGGTTTCCTAAGGATGGTGGTAGACAACAGTCTTTGTTGTTTGCAAAGCAATATATCTAAAAATAATATTTGGGTTATTGCCCTGTAAATTTTAAATTGGAATCTTGTTCATGGATCCACTGGATGAAGAGCTGTAATCTTTCTACAGTGCTGGACCAAATtcaaaaaatatcatcaatacaGCATTTTCATATTCTATCGTTACAAAAGGATGATGAATAAATGTGTTGTCTCTCAAACTGGTCATCATAAATGCATGCTATCGATGGGGCCACTGATGACCTCATGGCCACTCCTTTCTTCTGCTGAAACAGCTGTTGTTCCAAAATGAAATAGTTCCTGGTGAGGGTAACAGTAGCTAGATCTTTTAAAAACCGTAAATGCACAGGGAAGACTTCACCTTGGGCCAGAACGCTGCTTCCTGTGGGATTTTAGTGCACAAAGCACTGATATCTGCAGTTACCAATATATTATTAGGAGGGATTTGTGGAACATCTTGCAAAGCCCGGGTGGGAGGAGTCTCTAACAAAAGGAGGAATTTTGTATGACCACCGGCTGGAAAAAGCTGTCAATCTATTTAGATATGGATTTGAAACAAGACCCAATGCTAGATACGATTGGCCGACCTGAAGGTGCAATAAGGGATTTATGGATTTTGGGAGTGAGATAAAAGGCTGGAATTACAGGATTGCATTCAAACAAAACttaaaggagaggggaaaaagagaTGGGGAGAAACAGGGGCATAAATTAAACATTGAATATTAACAAGAGCATATAGATAAGAATCAAATATTCACAGAGAGGAATTAAATCCGATGTACATTACCATGAATTGAGGGGGATCAACTGACATATTGTACTTCTATGAAGCTACGACATTGGTTACATTACATCAGGATGCGGCACAGGGGTAATTATCTAGGGATAAATGAATGCTTTGGCATGATCCCATTCGTCCCGTTTAAATGTCtgaattttgacttttttttttttttttaatttccaattTGAAATTGTCTAAATTATTTCTGCATAGGTTCCATTTTCTTTCCAAAATCCTCCATTGGCAAACCATTCTGCAAAGTGACACATTGATTCTTATTTTGTTCCTGCAAAGGTTCCGTAGTTTGTCTAATCATTCCTATAATGAGCAACATCAAGTCGTGAGGCATTTGTTTAATACAGAATTCAAATACGCGAAGAAGGAAtcattatcaaaaaaaaaaaaaggttccttaTTGATTCTAAGGCCCCCAGGGAAACACCTGGCACACCAGTGTTCTGACAGGGTAACCGGATGTGGATTGCTTTCTTTTTGAGTTTGATGAAACTAATCCAAATGATAAAAACAGGCAAgcgcataagtactggcaagttaaatataaagcaaaagaaagacaggccaagagagaatatGAGAGGCTTGCAATAGAgtaaaaaactaataataaaaccattttcaagtacattcgaAGCTAAAAGCCTTTGAAGAAATGTGAAaaccccagaacaccttaaaggactggctcCAGAGATCTGGCCAGGTGCACGTTAAAGCTGAGTCAGCAGGGAATCCCGGTCCTGGGCGGAGGCCTCTGGGAAAGGAGTATAACTAGCCAGGCTCAGGAGGAGGCCCACGGGAAAGAAAGAAGCCTAAGGAAAGAGAGTCCAGCctgaagtctgttctctggctacccCCAAGACGGCTCTTGATGCCACACATGGTGTCAGCTCGGGCTTTTCTGCGCTAAAGCCTTGCTCATGCAGAGAAATCAcgccaaaaaaaaaggaaaaaattgtgtttttcttttttcatccaTTACTGGACCTCGCCGCATCGGCAACTGGAAGTTTAGTTTACAACAGGCTAAAAAGGATAAGCTTTGTCTGGGATGAGGGACTTATAGCTATAGTGAGTCAGTACCAAATAGGcacgttttcttttcttttctgcaaGGAGAAAGGAAGTTGGGTTTGAGTGTTCCAGAACAGGGCACAGCCCTTCAGCAAAAACGTTTGTGGTACCAAGGCCAGTAGGCTAGCATGGAGTGAGCCTTTACAGGACACACTTAAGGGCAGCAGAAAACCTGGGGCGAGGTGCAACAGAAATTGCTGACTATATCCGAAATGGTGAACAGAAGGCCTCCAACTCAACTGGTTAGGTAACAGCTTGGAATAAACCCCCtctcaggattttaaaagccaaaacCAAACATTTAAACTTTACAGCACAATCTGATTGATAGCCAATGTAGTCTCTCCTCAAAAGAGGTGCTGCAGCCCGCTTCCTAGATTTCCCACCCAAAATTCTGGCAGCCGTATTTCGTATAACTTGCAGCTCCCTTAGCATCTTCCCAAGTGAATCCGGATAAAGGGCACTGCAATAATCTATCAACAATAAGACGAATGCAAACACCGCTCATCTTAAAACTTTACATTCCAGGAATGGTTTCAACGGCCTTACCTATTTCAATCTTAAGTAAGCAGGTTTGATTTCTTGTGCCTTTATGTTTTcaagcactgctgaggtaagcagaaaTTTGTGTTCATTTGTCTGTAAATAATAGTTTGTGCACAAATAGCTGGAGTCCAGACTGCTTTGTTTGCCAGCAAGCCAAAGACTGCTGCCATGGTGCTACACATGGTGGCAACAGTGGGCTGTCTGCTTTAAAGTGCATGTACGAGCAGAGACCCAcaccaaaaaggaaaaataaaagaaggaagtTAATATGCAACAAG from Rhinatrema bivittatum unplaced genomic scaffold, aRhiBiv1.1, whole genome shotgun sequence includes these protein-coding regions:
- the LOC115081801 gene encoding oocyte zinc finger protein XlCOF6-like, with the protein product MPAGASAQVPVTFEDIAVYFSQEEWEDLEEQQKELYKNVMKENYQILSSLGTGSPSDIPEIISRIERGEEPYIKDELGSEERGTGRSSCSEKDDPRNINSRIHHWELRENPEGNKLLSERDKEDTSSCSDWEKKYRNQCTEKKQRHSTGHSALCVQSAENITHTGENQKNQTPEQRCLCEVCQICLREPVTLKSPPRSPTEKIPATYYGKTFSQEGKQGQKKTTTGKAPLTFYDCERLFSRKKELLQHQKINKGKTLCTNTESSIDFINKTEKQKRFACSECSKSFSQKTCLTNHQRIHTGEKPFACIDCGKSFSWKTCLIRHQRIHTGKRSFNCTECGKSFSWKTCLTRHQRIHTGEKPFVCTDCGKSFSWKTCLIRHQRLHTGKRSFNCTECGKSFCFITQLKCHQITHTGEKPFVCPICGKSFSWKTSLTSHQRIHTGEKPFLCTECGKSFRSKAYYRYHQKSHAGEIYLTNQKKIHTEEKQFLCTNCDKSFSMKSKLTRHQRIHTGLKPFMCTDCGKCFRTKVVLTNHQRTHTQEKPFLCMECGKSFRWKRSFTNHQRIHSGEKPFSCTECGKTFIGKGEFARHQKIHAQGKQFSCTECGKSFSWKSSFKRHQTIHTEEKPFSCAECGKYFSSETYFKIHQRIHTGVKPFACTLCGDSFKKKVEFIRHQRRHTGEKPFVCTHCGKRFLVMVDLTRHQRIHIVGRPFECTECGKRFCWKAHLTKHQRIHTGEKPYKCTICGESFRWKTWLTSHQAIHTGEKPPFGEIAACETNVHVLSVVRTSVARHTSQITSEATQE